The following is a genomic window from Dehalogenimonas sp. 4OHTPN.
CCTTACGGGCTGTGCCCGCCGGCAGCCTGAACGCCGAGACCGGGATATTCCAGATTATCCAATGGGTAAAAAGACCGCGCGGTGCGTCAGGATCGTCCATCAATAAGGCAAGACTTTTGGCCCCGGGGGGAATGCCCTTCCAGGAGATCTCCGGAGAAAGTCCTGGACCGTCGCAGGTATTGCGTTTGGGGATGAGCCCCCCATCCTTGAACCCGTCAATGATCATTTCCATCTGACGGCCTCCTGGTCCACCAAGGCGTTCAACTGGTAAAGATTCTTGACCCTGACACATTCAGGCGGCGCTTCCGAGAATCCGCCGCGGTCAAGCAGAACAGCACGCATACCTACCGCCGAGGCGCCGAGGACATCAATCTGGTACTGGTCGCCGACAAAGATGACCTCATCGGCGGGTAAGTCGGCTTGCCGCAGCGCTTCAAGAAAAATCTCCGGATGGGGCTTGGTGAAACCTGTTTCCTGAGAGGTGACGACGATGCTGAGGAATGGGGTTAAATCCAGTTCATCCAATAGCGGCTTAATATCCCTATCGACATTGGAGATGACGCCCAGTTTAAGCTCACGGCGCTTGAGTTCAGTCATCGCCGGGATGACATCGTCGAAAAGGGTCTGTTTGAGTTTGGTGTCGCGCCACCGAAGGAGCATCTGGCGTACCAGATCCGGCTCAGGCTGGATGCCGCCTTCCCTGAGGACGATCGACTGGTGTTTGAAATAGACCTCGGTGACCTCCTCCTTTGTCCGGCGGCTCAGCGGGCGTTTGGCGTTTTCGGTGTAAAAATATTCGTCGGCGGTGGTGAAAGCCCTGGTGAAAGCTGATGGTGGCGCCTTGATGCCCAGGCTGTCAAGCATCTTGGACTCCCACTCCTCACGGGGCGGTGTATAGCCCACCAGTGTCTGATAGAGGTCAAAGAAGACGGCTTTGATCACGTTTTCTCCTAAAGATAAGCTTGAACTCCAATTCTAGCCGA
Proteins encoded in this region:
- a CDS encoding HAD family hydrolase; the encoded protein is MIKAVFFDLYQTLVGYTPPREEWESKMLDSLGIKAPPSAFTRAFTTADEYFYTENAKRPLSRRTKEEVTEVYFKHQSIVLREGGIQPEPDLVRQMLLRWRDTKLKQTLFDDVIPAMTELKRRELKLGVISNVDRDIKPLLDELDLTPFLSIVVTSQETGFTKPHPEIFLEALRQADLPADEVIFVGDQYQIDVLGASAVGMRAVLLDRGGFSEAPPECVRVKNLYQLNALVDQEAVRWK
- a CDS encoding YbhB/YbcL family Raf kinase inhibitor-like protein yields the protein MEMIIDGFKDGGLIPKRNTCDGPGLSPEISWKGIPPGAKSLALLMDDPDAPRGLFTHWIIWNIPVSAFRLPAGTARKAELPNGMMQGVNSGGAYGYYPSCPPPGSVHHYRYRLMALDAVPVLNPGAGREQFDRAVSGHVLAEVLVTGLYSR